From the Chryseobacterium sp. G0201 genome, the window GCGGTGATGGTTTTACTTGAAATGGAACAGGGAAAACTGAAGGTTGATGATAAAGTTTCAAAATATTTAAAGGAATTTCAGACTAAAGAATACGAAAATATCACCATTCATCAGCTTTTAAATCATACTTCTGGCTTGAATTTGTTTGGAGGAAAACTGATGTTTAAAAGTGGTTCCAGCTTTTTCTACTCTAATGACGGTTTTAATGCATTAGGAAAAATCGTTGAAACTGTTTCCGGAAAATCTTATGATGAAAATGTTTTAAACCTTTTCAAAAAAGTAGGAATGAACAGTTCATCCACCGGAAATATTTTTAAAGGAACCGATTTCGCCTCAGCTTATCTTGGTAACGATAAACATTTTGAGGAAATCAAAAATATGCCCAAAAGATTAGGCGGAAAAGAAATTGGAACTCCCGCAGGAGGTATTCTTTCAACCATTCAGGATCTGCATATCTGGAATAATGCTTTGTATAGCGGGAAAATTTTAAATCATGAAACGCTTCAGAAATTCACTGCTAAAAGTTCAGAAAGACAGCATCAAATCTTCGGAAAAATGGGTTACGGCTACGGAATTATGCTTAACATTGGGAAACAAACCGCCTATTTCCACAGCGGATATATCAAAGGCTCCCCTTCTCTGAATATCTATTATCCCGAAACCAAAACTTCCGTTATTATCTTATCCAATATTGCTGATGAAGAAAAAGGGAAAAGCTCGATTTTCAGACCTCATATTGAGATCAAAAAAATTACGGATGGGATTGAAAATACGGTGATTGATTTAGGAAAAGAAATGAAAGTACCAATTTCAGCAGAAATAGTTTCTTAAATTCAATTTATGAAAAAGCTCTATTTCATAGCCATTTACCCACCTCAACAAATCATTGATGAGGTAAAAATATTTAAGCAAGATTTGGCATTAAACTATAACAATTCAAAAGCATTAAAAAATGATGCCCACATCACTTTATTTCCCCCATTTTCCAGAGAAATAGAATTAGAAGAAGATATTCATATTGCTTTTCAAAAAATTGACACCAATATTTCACCATTTGAAATTATATTAAATGGTTTTGACGGTTTTCCAAATAAAAGCCCTGTCCTTTTTATAAAACCCGATAACAATGAGCATCTGATTGAACTTTATAATAGAGTAAAACAGCGTTTTAATTTCATGAGATATGCTTTCAACCCTCATATGACGGTTGGTTACAGAGATTTAAGCTTCGAGAATTATCTTAAAGCATTAGAAGTTTATAAAAACAAAAAATACAAAACTAAATTCTTAGTTGACAAAATCACACTACTTCGTCATGACGTAAAGTGGATTCCTATAGCTGAGAAAAAACTAGGATGAATCACAAAAAAATCGGCCGTGTAGCCGATCCAATTCATTATTTAATCAAAATTATTCTTTGATAATTTTTTGTGAGATGATTAATTCTTTATCCTGAGTTACACTTAAAGTATACGTTCCGATGATCAAGTTATTAACATCTACAAATATGGTAGAAGAATCCTTCATTTCATATTTCACAGGAATCAATTTACCTGAAGCATCATATAAAACTACTTTGGTGTTCTTTGAAAAATCCTGTTTCCCTTTAATATAAAACTCACTGTTTGCAGGATTAGGATAAATACTGAATCTTCTTTCTGTAGCATTTACTTCTGACGTTCCAAGAGTAGATTTATTCAACGTCCAGCTTACATTGGTAAAATGAACTGTGCTGTGTCCTGTAACATTTACCAAAGTTGTATTATCCTTCACCGAAAAAAGCAGTGTATTATTTCCATTATTCAATTGGCTCGGAGTTACAGTTAATGAATTTCCAGTAGAAGCAAGTGGAGTTCCGTTCAATGTCCATGAATTGACCAATGTATTTGGAATTGGCAGGATTTCATTCACCGTAAATGTCACATTTGTATTGGCACTTACAGAGCTGCTGTTTGCAGGCGTATAAGAATCAACCGGAGAAACTAAAGAATGGATTCTTTCAATAATTTGTTCTCTACAGACAGAACAAAATTGTCTGTCCAGATACCTCATCTCGCAATTTTGATGCGGACGGAACCAAGACGGACTTTCTGTGTAAGGATAAATACCAACATTATTTACACCTACCCAATTTTTCCATTTAATCGTTGCAGGATTTGAGTTTTGAGTTTTATTTGGAGATTCACCAGTACCAGAAAACCAATATTCATCGGCAAGCTGACCAAATGAGTGTCCCAATTCATGAACAACGATTTCATTAGCAGAAGCGTTTAATGAAGCAAAGGCATAAGTTCCGCCACAGCCACCATATTCTGTAGAATTACCCAGAACATAGGTGATATCATAATCCGGAAGATTAGCCGCTAAAACCTGCGCTACTTTATTGGTAGAATTGCTGTAAATACATCGATGAACCCCAAAATCAAACGAAGAACCTAAATAATTATTCGGATTAGAAACCGGAATTACTGGCTCTGTCACATCTGTTGCCGTTCCGGGATGTTTTACTCCCGTTTCTGCAGAAATTACTTTTATGCCGTAAGCATTAAAATAATTTTTATATTCTGTGTAAGGACTTTTTGTGAAAAGATAATTGATTGTAGACTGAGCCGAAGAAACAAAATTGGTCTGTTGAGCAGCCGTAAATCCGTCCCCTAAAACTGCAATATTGATTCGTTTATCATTTGACCCGCTCTGCAAAAGTGGAACTACATCGAAGACCTGAGAAAAGCAAAATGTGCTGGCAAACAGGAAAAGTAAAGTTTTTTTCATGATTATAGTTTTTGGGTGAATAATAATTGAGTTCCGGCGGTTGTTACTTTCACAACTCTAACAACTTTTATTTCTTCAGAATGAGAATATCTCACACTGAATTCTGCATTTTGAAGAGTAACTTTATTTCTGCTTATTCCTTCTCCATCAAACCTTTCCAATTCCGGATTTAAAGGATTTTCTACGATCTGCTTTACGATCTCTTTCCCGTTTTCATCATTTAAAGAGATAATAAAATCTCCTGTTTTGGCTGAATTTCTATCAAAAGAAGGTTTGGATTTTAGTCTTCCCTCCATGATTTTTTTATCTTCCAAAACTACTTTTTCTGCCCCTGAAATATTTTTTTCAACTTTAAAAAACAGATAAACAATCTGGCCCTTTGCTTCCAATGACTTCTCATTTTCAACACAACCATTTCCCTGTAAGTCTTTCACCTGCAAAAAATTACAAAACAGAAAGACCGGAAACATAAAAAAGATCAATAAGTTTTTCATAATCATTTTTTTGTTTAAGTTAAGAAGTTTTTGGTAAAACTTTAATATTTCACCTGAATTTTTTCATCGTTAAGAATTAATGAAAGTCATATCTTTGACGTGATGATTTCAGAAAAAATAATTTTAGGAATAGACCCCGGAACCGCTATCATGGGTTTTGGTATTATTTCCGTTAAAAAAG encodes:
- a CDS encoding M64 family metallopeptidase; this translates as MKKTLLFLFASTFCFSQVFDVVPLLQSGSNDKRINIAVLGDGFTAAQQTNFVSSAQSTINYLFTKSPYTEYKNYFNAYGIKVISAETGVKHPGTATDVTEPVIPVSNPNNYLGSSFDFGVHRCIYSNSTNKVAQVLAANLPDYDITYVLGNSTEYGGCGGTYAFASLNASANEIVVHELGHSFGQLADEYWFSGTGESPNKTQNSNPATIKWKNWVGVNNVGIYPYTESPSWFRPHQNCEMRYLDRQFCSVCREQIIERIHSLVSPVDSYTPANSSSVSANTNVTFTVNEILPIPNTLVNSWTLNGTPLASTGNSLTVTPSQLNNGNNTLLFSVKDNTTLVNVTGHSTVHFTNVSWTLNKSTLGTSEVNATERRFSIYPNPANSEFYIKGKQDFSKNTKVVLYDASGKLIPVKYEMKDSSTIFVDVNNLIIGTYTLSVTQDKELIISQKIIKE
- a CDS encoding 2'-5' RNA ligase family protein; the protein is MKKLYFIAIYPPQQIIDEVKIFKQDLALNYNNSKALKNDAHITLFPPFSREIELEEDIHIAFQKIDTNISPFEIILNGFDGFPNKSPVLFIKPDNNEHLIELYNRVKQRFNFMRYAFNPHMTVGYRDLSFENYLKALEVYKNKKYKTKFLVDKITLLRHDVKWIPIAEKKLG
- a CDS encoding serine hydrolase domain-containing protein, whose translation is MTQKNYFFPALLFLLVILISCEKNEIKQIAAKPIDKNVIIDSTITAFEKKLLEQQIDSVFKKYDFNGSVAVFKDSVQLYRKENGFSNFKTKTKIDDNTVFAIGSVSKQFTAVMVLLEMEQGKLKVDDKVSKYLKEFQTKEYENITIHQLLNHTSGLNLFGGKLMFKSGSSFFYSNDGFNALGKIVETVSGKSYDENVLNLFKKVGMNSSSTGNIFKGTDFASAYLGNDKHFEEIKNMPKRLGGKEIGTPAGGILSTIQDLHIWNNALYSGKILNHETLQKFTAKSSERQHQIFGKMGYGYGIMLNIGKQTAYFHSGYIKGSPSLNIYYPETKTSVIILSNIADEEKGKSSIFRPHIEIKKITDGIENTVIDLGKEMKVPISAEIVS